One genomic segment of Methanococcus voltae PS includes these proteins:
- a CDS encoding CBS domain-containing protein, which translates to MVEIDTALEKYHHLKIKDIMPNKDEMPIVCINDSVLDVLKLLRTRHHVWVIDTKNDNNLEGLIRYLDVIDFLLPPSKHKIYMGSSTSILKSIIGGANTVKEILQPNPLTINQNNTVLEVLTKMEQYKVQIIGVVDDNNKLVGEISLKILIRQFMDLCMFSTNCGE; encoded by the coding sequence ATTGTGGAAATCGACACTGCTTTAGAAAAATATCATCACCTAAAAATTAAAGATATAATGCCTAATAAAGACGAAATGCCTATAGTTTGTATAAATGATTCCGTTTTAGACGTATTAAAGTTATTAAGAACAAGGCATCACGTTTGGGTGATTGATACAAAAAATGATAACAATTTAGAGGGTCTTATTAGATACCTAGATGTAATAGATTTTCTATTGCCCCCTAGTAAACATAAGATTTATATGGGAAGCTCAACGTCCATATTAAAATCAATTATTGGTGGCGCAAACACCGTAAAAGAAATATTACAACCAAATCCGTTAACCATTAATCAAAATAATACAGTTCTAGAAGTTTTAACTAAAATGGAACAGTATAAAGTTCAAATTATTGGCGTAGTTGATGACAATAATAAATTAGTTGGAGAAATTAGTTTAAAGATATTAATTAGACAATTTATGGATTTATGTATGTTTTCCACCAATTGTGGTGAATAA
- a CDS encoding indolepyruvate ferredoxin oxidoreductase subunit alpha has translation MVYAVNADECIACGACVPVCAVEAISEMDDGKAVIEASKCNDCGDCADVCPVECIKQQ, from the coding sequence ATGGTATACGCTGTAAACGCTGACGAATGTATTGCATGTGGAGCATGTGTTCCTGTATGTGCTGTTGAAGCAATTTCAGAAATGGACGATGGTAAAGCAGTTATCGAAGCTAGTAAATGTAACGATTGCGGAGATTGCGCTGATGTATGTCCTGTTGAATGTATAAAACAACAGTAA
- a CDS encoding cation:proton antiporter yields the protein MDYSWVLLTLGISLIAGKLGDHFMEKLKLPGVLGEILMGMFLGNLIYFGFIDGNHLTLHNNEIFEFLSKLGIIFLLFLGGLDTNIAEVKKTGAIATVSTVFGVLFPLVMGYLALVSVGYPSQEAFAAGVILTATSIGLTVRVMMDLGVLKTDVGYASLSASIMDDFLGIMLIIFVVGMGDLTSLFGKLGLFVIIGFIGWKLIGKYISFAEKLHVQRGILSFILALLFIFSFLAENWFEAAIEGSFLAGLILSKTPEGKAVMNDVKTIGYSFLIPLFFVYTGASLDLGVFGNYDALSLAVILTVVAVISKVVGRGLGAKLMGWTTKKSLQMGIGSIPRAEIALINLMVAVNAGIISAGNVPKFIAATLIFITVSILITPPLLKWAFKDECTLN from the coding sequence ATGGATTACAGCTGGGTTTTACTAACCCTGGGCATTTCACTAATTGCGGGAAAATTAGGCGACCATTTTATGGAAAAATTAAAATTGCCTGGCGTATTGGGTGAAATATTAATGGGTATGTTTCTTGGAAATTTAATATACTTTGGATTTATTGATGGAAACCATCTTACACTACATAATAATGAAATATTTGAATTTTTATCAAAATTAGGAATCATATTTCTATTATTTCTAGGTGGTTTAGATACTAACATCGCTGAAGTTAAAAAAACCGGTGCAATAGCTACTGTATCCACAGTTTTTGGTGTTTTATTTCCATTAGTCATGGGGTATCTTGCATTAGTCTCGGTGGGTTATCCCTCACAAGAAGCATTCGCTGCGGGAGTTATACTAACTGCAACTAGTATTGGCCTTACAGTTCGTGTTATGATGGATTTAGGTGTTTTAAAAACAGATGTGGGTTATGCTTCATTGAGTGCAAGTATTATGGACGACTTTTTAGGGATTATGTTGATAATATTTGTAGTAGGAATGGGCGACTTAACTTCTTTATTCGGTAAATTAGGGCTATTTGTAATTATTGGGTTTATAGGCTGGAAACTTATTGGCAAATATATATCATTTGCCGAAAAATTGCATGTCCAAAGAGGGATTCTTTCATTTATATTGGCATTATTGTTTATATTTTCATTCCTTGCAGAAAATTGGTTTGAAGCAGCCATTGAAGGCTCCTTCTTAGCAGGCTTGATTCTTTCAAAAACTCCCGAAGGTAAAGCTGTAATGAACGATGTAAAAACTATTGGTTACAGCTTCTTAATACCATTATTCTTCGTATATACAGGTGCTAGTTTGGATTTGGGCGTTTTTGGAAACTACGATGCTCTAAGCTTAGCAGTAATACTTACTGTGGTAGCAGTAATAAGTAAAGTTGTAGGTAGAGGATTAGGCGCCAAACTTATGGGCTGGACTACAAAAAAGTCATTACAGATGGGTATTGGCTCAATTCCTCGTGCAGAAATAGCCCTCATAAACTTAATGGTTGCAGTTAATGCAGGTATTATTTCAGCAGGTAATGTTCCAAAATTTATCGCAGCTACGCTAATATTTATCACAGTTTCAATATTAATAACTCCTCCACTACTAAAATGGGCTTTTAAAGACGAATGTACTTTAAATTAA